In Scatophagus argus isolate fScaArg1 chromosome 14, fScaArg1.pri, whole genome shotgun sequence, the following proteins share a genomic window:
- the tmprss2 gene encoding transmembrane protease serine 2 has product MNNNQTHCPTYDNTGFQHEEERPPPYTPQQTIYPHLPQEAPSYVAIAPKTINTHHTSTPGRPHNPGQRKGIKKCHWKYVLCTSLCVLLIMAVVGLLLWYFLYYQCLLGKSCRSGEECLSPSQWCDGVRDCSHGEDESQCFRLYGTNFILQGYSPDSKMWMPVCAENWNDKYGKAVCEEMGYRREDYVSFSETSAGSMAWRGYMKLKAGGDHGSHLELTYSQTCSSRAVKLQCIECGKSSKAPNTRIVGGTEAVNGAWPWQVSLQINHQHVCGGSIINPYWILSAAHCFQKYSDPGLWMVHSGDVSLFKLSFSTGKKVKKIVSHEGFNSINNDNDIALLKLKTPLTFTSTVKPVCLPNTGVDLSAGHQAWVTGWGALRSSGSSPDILNQAQVTIYSRETCNSPQVLDGDITKAMFCAGKLQGGVDTCQGDSGGPLVVNEGNVWWLAGDTSWGIGCALRNKPGVYGNVTYFLSWINEQMQDE; this is encoded by the exons ATGAATAATAATCAG ACACACTGTCCAACCTATGACAACACGGGATTTCAACATGAGGAAGAAAGACCCCCTCCATACACTCCACAACAGACTATATACCCTCACCTCCCGCAAGAGGCTCCGAGCTATGTGGCCATCGCTCCCAAAACCATCAACACGCACCACACTTCAACACCCGGAAGACCACATAACCCAGGACAGAGGAAAG GAATCAAGAAGTGTCACTGGAAATATGTACTGTgtacatctctgtgtgtgcttctcATCATGGCAGTGGTCGGCCTCTTGCTCTGGTATTTCT tgtacTACCAGTGTTTATTGGGGAAGTCGTGCAGAAGTGGTGAAGAGTGTCTAAGCCCCTCCCAGTGGTGTGATGGTGTCAGGGACTGTTCTCACGGAGAGGATGAATCTCAGTGCT TCCGCCTCTATGGGACCAACTTCATCCTGCAAGGTTATTCACCTGACAGTAAGATGTGGATGCCGGTGTGTGCTGAAAACTGGAATGACAAATATGGAAAAGCTGTTTGTGAGGAGATGGGATACAGAAG GGAGGATTATGTGTCCTTCAGTGAGACCAGCGCTGGTTCTATGGCATGGAGGGGATACATGAAGCTGAAGGCTGGAGGTGACCATGGATCACACTTAGAGCTCACTTACAG CCAGACTTGCTCATCCAGAGCCGTCAAACTTCAATGTATTG AATGTGGAAAGAGTTCCAAAGCACCCAACACTCGTATTGTGGGTGGCACGGAGGCAGTAAACGGGGCCTGGCCGTGGCAGgtcagtcttcagattaaccaTCAACACGTTTGTGGAGGCTCCATCATCAACCCTTACTGGATCCTATCTGCTGCACACTGCTTCCAAAA GTACTCTGATCCTGGATTGTGGATGGTCCACTCTGGCGACGTGAGCTTATTTAAACTGAGCTTCAGCACTGGCAAAAAAGTTAAGAAAATTGTTAGTCATGAAGGATTTAACAGCAttaacaatgacaatgacataGCTCTTCTAAAGCTCAAGACACCCCTGACATTTACAA GCACAGTGAAGCCAGTGTGTCTCCCCAACACTGGTGTGGACCTCTCTGCTGGACATCAAGCCTGGGTTACAGGATGGGGAGCCTTGCGCTCATCTG GATCGTCCCCTGACATTCTGAATCAGGCTCAAGTAACCATTTACAGCAGAGAAACCTGCAACAGTCCTCAGGTGTTAGACGGAGATATCACTAAGGCCATGTTCTGTGCTGGCAAGCTGCAGGGAGGGGTCGACACATGTCAG GGTGACAGTGGAGGGCCCCTGGTGGTCAACGAGGGAAATGTATGGTGGCTGGCAGGGGACACTAGCTGGGGAATCGGATGCGCTCTGAGAAATAAGCCAGGAGTCTACGGCAATGTAACCTACTTTCTGAGCTGGATAAATGAGCAAATGCAG GATGAGTGA